Genomic DNA from Methanobacterium bryantii:
GAACTAAAAGCACGTTGCCCAGTAGCACGCAGCATGAAGCTATCCTTAAGACACTGTTTGTGGCAGTACTTGTAAAAGGTGCAAATGGAGTGTCTTTAAGCCTTACAGGAGGTAATGTATAGATCAACTGATTTAAGAGCATTAATCCTAAAATTATGGTAAATGGAGGATCTAAAGTAGTCAGTGAGATTATAAATACTGCAACTATCAGAAAACTGGAGAAAATCAGTATCCACTTTTCATCAATCTTATTTTCAATAAAAGCTCTGTTTCTTTTAGTGTGATCTTTTTTATCTACTTCAAGATCAGTCAGGTCATTTAAACTGTACAATGCGCCCCAGAACACTGAAACAAGTAAAAGACCTTCCAGTATTTCAAAAGGGTTTGTAATCAGTGTTCCTGAAAAATAAGCATATGTAAGGGCAAGCAGGTATGCATTGAAGTTTTTAGATGCCCATGATAGTCTTGTAGATTTAATAAGGGTCTTTATCATCTTTTATCCTCATTACATACTCAACTTGATTCATGTATCTATTTGTAGTTTGACAGTTAACTGGGAAAAAAGTTTAATCTTATTTTTCGAGTGCATCACATATAAATCTTGGTTTATGGCCATATTTCTGGATGTATTCTCTAACTGTATCTGTATCTGCATCTTTAACATGCATTTTTACAATTTCTATAGTTTCTTTTTCTGAGTAACATATCAAGACAACATCAAAAAATATGTTGAGTATATTTACAAGAATTTTTGAAAATAAGCCCAGATCTGAAAATAAATCATATTTTTTCCCCATTATATGAATTCGCCATGCAGTCTGTAAAATAATGTTTATATTTTTGAAGTATTTTCTGTGCCTTAAATATTCAGTTATGCACAGTAAATAAAAATAAAGAGCTTTAAAACCCGAATAATAAGTCCATTTACTAAAACCTATGTAGTTAGGGTCTAAATTATGTGAATCATGAAAATTATCTGCAATTAAAACTGCATCATATTCTGAAAGTTTTCTATAAATTTCTTCTTTTGATTTTACTTCCAGATCTTCACTTACTCCTTCAAACATGGTGTTAAAAACCTGTTTTGAGCTTACATCCGCTGATTTTAAACGTAATTTCATGTCATAAATATTTAAATTAAGATCACCTATGGCGCGGTAAATATTCGCCGATTTACCAGTACCTGGAGCCCCGATTACATGGACTATTTTATCTCTGTCATTTTTCAAGCCTTTCATTATCTGGCAAAGCTTTTTGTAGCAATCGGTGATTAGGAAAAGTTCATTATTACCTGCAGAACTTACTTTATATTTTTCCATAGAGTAATGTTTTGATTTTAAAAGTATATAAATGCAGATAACCGGTAAAATAGCTGTTTCAACATTGAAACCTTTATAACAAAATTTTGAGTTACTGGTTAAGCATTTAGATTATTGTAAGTTCATTAATTGAAAACATTATCATAAAATTCAGTTATGAACCAATCATATCTTAAATCCTTATTTTTAATAATTTAAAGCTTTAAATGTGGAAACACTTTATAATGTGGCATAGAATATTTTATTACTTTTTAGGATCATATTAATGTATGATAGTAACTTTATGGCAAAAATTAGCTTATTATGCGCAGTTTCGATGTTTTGCAGTTTATAGGGCATATTGTGGAATATGAACGTTTTTAATATAATGAAATAAAATATTTTAAGTTGTATTGAAATTTAAAATGGCTTGGTGACTCACATGGCAAAATATAGATGTACGGTATGTAACTATGTGTATGATGAGGAAAAAGAAGGCACTAAATTTGAGGACTTGCCTGAAAACTGGACGTGTCCAGTTTGTAATTCTCCAAAGAGTGAATTTGTACTGCTTACTGAAGAAGTTAAGGAGCTTAAGGAGGATGAATCAACAGTTTCTGATGTTTTAGTGGAACAGATGGCCGAGTGGGGAGTGGAATATGTTTTTGGGATACCTGGAACTTCATCCCTTGGAATTATAGATGCAATACGGAAAAATGAAAAAATTAAATACATACAGGTACGTCATGAGGAATCTGCGGCATTTATGGCATCTGCCCATGGTAAATTAAAGGGGCATGTGTCAGCATGCCTGACAGTAGCAGGGCCGGGGGCTACAAACTTAGCTACTGGACTATACGACGCTAAACTGGACCATTCACCTGTTTTAGCACTTACTGGAATGGTTAAAAGACAGTTAATTGGCCCGGGATCTTTCCAGGAAATAGACCAGCACTCTTTTTTTAAGCCTATTGCTATATTTGATGAGATATTGATGTCTGAAAACCAGACAGTGACCCTTACAACCTTTGCAATGAAACATGCAATCACAGATAGGGGCGTGGCACATATTGGTATTCCAAATGATGTCCAGAAATTACCTCATACTGAAAAAATAATTTCATTTGATGGCAGTTTTCCAAATAAAGCTATATCGCCGCCAATGTTTGTGATAATGCAGGCTGCCCAGATCATTAACCAGTCAAAAAGACCTGTGATAATCGCAGGTTTTGGTGCAATGGGACAGGGAGCTAACCTGTTAGAACTTGCAGAAAAAATTTCGGCACCAATTGTCAGTACCTTTAGGGGTAAGGGGGTAGTAGATGAGTTTAATGATCTTTATGTAGGCAGCCATGGGGGAATTGGGTCAACTGCAGCCACCAGATTGGTTCGAAGTGCTGATCTTTTAATTGTGGTTGGGTCTTCATTCTCAGATATGACTCAGATACCCGAAAAGAAAACCATACAAATCGATATAGATCCAATGATGATAGCCAAGCAGTACCCTGTAGAAGTTGGACTGCTTGGAAGCAGCGCTGAGATACTACCTAAACTTAATGACCGGGTTAAAGAAAACAAGAAAGAAAGTTACCTTGATGAAATTAAAAAATTTAAAAGTGACTGGTTAAAGTTATTGGAGGGAGAAATAGATTCAAAAACAACACCAGTACGTCCGCCGTATATAATTAAAGTCCTCAACGATAAACTTGCAGATGATGCGGTTATAACTCTGGACATTGGGGAAAATACATGGTGGTTTGGAAGGAATTTCTGGATGAAAGACACACAGAAGATGATACTTTCGGGTTATTTAGCTTCTATGGGATTTGGACTTCCAGCAGCGATTGCAGCACAGCTTATCTATCCAGATAGGCAGGTGGTATGCATTGCTGGAGATGGTGGTTTTTCAATGCTAATGGCGGATTTTGTAACTGCTATTAAATATGAACTTCCAGTAAAGATATTTATTTTAAATAACAGTGAGCTTGGTATGATTCGTCAGGAACAGTTGATGGAAGGCTATGAAAACTGGCAAACCGATCTTTACAACTTTGATTTTGCAGAATATGCCCGAATTTGTGGTGGTATTGGAATCAATGTTGAAAAACCTGAACAATTAGAAGATGCAGTTGAAAAAGCTCTTTTGGAAAATAAACCAGTTATTGTAGATATCAATACAGATCCTGTAAGATTTAAATGAATGATTAATTAGATTAATTTTGTTTTAAATATCTTATTTTTTATCTAAACATGTTTTTGGTGTCTTAAACATTAATTTTAATTTTTAGTTCTATTTTTATTTAGAAAAGTGCATAATGATCCTATGTTGAGAATTAAACTATTTTTAATGTTCTTTCAGATATAAATAATAATATTAATATAGTAAGTAATAACATACTATCATAACATGAAAATAGTATTGTCTGTCTGCATAATAGGTGCAGTTGAAATGATTGTAAAGTTCAAGCGGGTTTTTAAATCTCGTCTATCTTTTGAGATTTTATCCTTTGCATTACATGATCCAGCTGAGCTTATCTCAAGGAATAACTATTTTCTAAGATGATTATTGAATATATGGAGGTGGAATAATTAAAAGGAAAATAACAGCAGCATTTTTAATGACATTTATAGTTCTTGCAGCGTGCAGTGTAGCTACAGCACAAATAATCGATCCAGATCCGACTAATAATGAAGCAACTGCATCAATTTTGGCCGAACTTCTATTACTGCCCGGCAGTGGAAATTTAACCATTGGTGGCAATGCATCAGTACTTAGTCCACATCAAGACCCTGTTCAATCTCAAGCTCAATCCCAGTCCCAAACTTCAACAATCGTAAATAACAACCGTTTATCAAATATCAACGCTAACGGTGCAGCTAGTAACTCCTCTTCAACTAACAATCAGGTTATAAGAAATATTAACACATTTAATCCAGTTATAATTTCGACTAACTCAAACAGTGTGGGCAGTATAACTGTCAGGTCGGCTAACGTCAATATTTAAAAGGTCTGATTTCAAAGTAATTAAAATGCAGAATGTGTACATTTTTTTTATTTTTATCTCTTTTTAGATGGGACTTAAGAAGTTAAAGCTTTAATCTGTTTATCTGTATATTAACTGAATTTTTAAACTATTTGTGTAAAATACAACATAAAATCATTATTTATTTAAAAAATTTATTTTTATTTCTTTTTAAACTAAAATTAACATTAATAGTGTATATATAACATAAATTATGTTTAATTTCATCTTTCTGCATATATGATCATATTTATATATGGGGATTTAACAATATATGATCATATGGATTATATTTATGAAATGATTATTTGGAGCTTAAAATAATTACTAATTAATAATCCTTGATGCGTTATTTGCTTTTTTATTTGTAATGAAAATTAAGGGGGTGAAAAAATTAGAATACAAACAGATTACATTAATATAAACAGTTTAATAACAATAATCTTACTTTTAAGCGTTTTTTTAACTGTATTATCTGTAACAGATGATGTTTCTGCCAGTTCTTCAGTTATTTATGTAAATGGTTCATCTGGAAATGATGATAATGATGGTTCCACGTGGCTACTTGCAAAAAAATCAATTAAAAACGCTACAAAAACAGTAACAAATGGAGGAACAGTAAATATTGCAAATGGGTTATACGCTGGAATAAACAACACTAAAATTACTGTTGATAAAGATATAATAATAAAGGGGCAAAGTAAAAGCGGTACTATTATAAATGGGACTAACA
This window encodes:
- a CDS encoding UbiA family prenyltransferase, producing MIKTLIKSTRLSWASKNFNAYLLALTYAYFSGTLITNPFEILEGLLLVSVFWGALYSLNDLTDLEVDKKDHTKRNRAFIENKIDEKWILIFSSFLIVAVFIISLTTLDPPFTIILGLMLLNQLIYTLPPVRLKDTPFAPFTSTATNSVLRIASCCVLLGNVLLVPVSVYFFMYMAGMATYVMYKSKQISASIVGVIAGVSLIYVLYTGEMNIIQFAVAILPSFLAAIPLYLSVYIDKEKMTQIADILYHQVAMVFFLIVILIILF
- a CDS encoding thiamine pyrophosphate-dependent enzyme, which codes for MAKYRCTVCNYVYDEEKEGTKFEDLPENWTCPVCNSPKSEFVLLTEEVKELKEDESTVSDVLVEQMAEWGVEYVFGIPGTSSLGIIDAIRKNEKIKYIQVRHEESAAFMASAHGKLKGHVSACLTVAGPGATNLATGLYDAKLDHSPVLALTGMVKRQLIGPGSFQEIDQHSFFKPIAIFDEILMSENQTVTLTTFAMKHAITDRGVAHIGIPNDVQKLPHTEKIISFDGSFPNKAISPPMFVIMQAAQIINQSKRPVIIAGFGAMGQGANLLELAEKISAPIVSTFRGKGVVDEFNDLYVGSHGGIGSTAATRLVRSADLLIVVGSSFSDMTQIPEKKTIQIDIDPMMIAKQYPVEVGLLGSSAEILPKLNDRVKENKKESYLDEIKKFKSDWLKLLEGEIDSKTTPVRPPYIIKVLNDKLADDAVITLDIGENTWWFGRNFWMKDTQKMILSGYLASMGFGLPAAIAAQLIYPDRQVVCIAGDGGFSMLMADFVTAIKYELPVKIFILNNSELGMIRQEQLMEGYENWQTDLYNFDFAEYARICGGIGINVEKPEQLEDAVEKALLENKPVIVDINTDPVRFK